The genomic region CGGACAAGACCCGACAGGCTTCATCCGCCTCGTCGGAGAGCACATCAGCAGCGAGCGCAACGGCGGAAACGCCGCCTCTCGCGCCGGCCGCTGACGCGCCGGCTCCGGTCGGGGCCTACGCGGCGCCGGCGTCGGTGCGATTCAGTCCGACGCGCCCCGGGACGGCGGAAGCCGCGACGGTGGCGCCCCTGCAGCCGGCGAGCGCTGCGCCAAAGCCTCCCGCGACCTACGTGGTGACGCGCGGAGACAGCCTTTGGTCCATTGCGAAGAAACACGGCATGACGGCCGGCGAGCTGGCGGCGGCCAACAAACTCGGGTCGAATGCCTCGCTGCAGATCGGACAGAAGCTCACGATCCCCGCCGCGGCCTCCGCCAAGGGAGCGGACGCTTCTCCGGCGGGAGGGGACCAGACGGGGCCGACGCACGTCGTGAAGGGAGGAGAAACGCTTGGCCAGATTGCGCGGATGCATGGGACAACGGTCAACACGATCAAACGAATGAACGGGCTGAAGAACGACTTGGTCCGCCCAGGCAGGGTTCTGCTGCTTCCCGAGGGTTCGGTCAGCTCCATGGAAACCGCTGCCCCCGCCAAATCATCCTCTCCCAAGGTCGCTCGAGGCTCCAATCCCGTCAAACATGCGGTGCAGCCGAATGAAACGCTGGGTGCCATCGCGCGCCGCTATGGAATCACGGTGGGCGAACTCGTGACGGCAAACCACATTCAGGATCCATCCAGGATCCGTTTCGGCCAGGAGCTCATCATTCCTGGATGGAGTGCGCCGAAATCCGCTGCACCGCCGGTGGAGACGAAACCCGCGGCGGACGCGACTCCCTCTCCAATCGCTCCGACTGAACCCGCATCGCCGCTCACGCCCGTGACTGAACCTGCAGCGGAGGCTGGTTCGCAGATTCCGGTGATCAAGATTGAGGATCCCACTCGCACGGCGGGCGCCGAGGGTCCGCGGGCACCCTGACGTTCTTCTCCGGATCGATCCGAGTTCAAGCAGCAGCCTTCGATGCCGTCCCAGCCCCAAGCGCAGATCCAAGCACACGCCCGCAGCCATTCGGTCCTGAATCCGGCGACGCTGATCGTGATGTGCGCCATCGCGCTGATGTTTCTCGGGATCACGGTGCTTTTCAGTGCGAGTGTGTCCTTCGCGCAGGGGCCGTTCTACTATCTGCTCAAGCAGGTGGTGGGTGTTGGAATGGCCGCGGGGCTTTGCGTGCTTGTGAGCCGGATCGATCTGGAGCTGAGCCGGAGGTACGTCTGGGTCATTGGCGGGCTCGGCATCCTCGCGCTCCTGTTCGTTCTGGTGCCGGGCCTGGGCATTTCCGTAAAGGGCAGCCGACGCTGGCTCGGATTCGGCAGCTTTCGTGTGCAGGTCTCTGAGTTCGCCAAGCTGGCGATGGTCGTCTGCGTGTCCCACTACCTTGCGTCAAATCAGACGCGCATTTCCGAGTTTCGGCGGGGG from Opitutaceae bacterium harbors:
- a CDS encoding LysM peptidoglycan-binding domain-containing protein; translation: MKILHIFGAVVAVHLAVFLIIFAVPGCRTTDKTRQASSASSESTSAASATAETPPLAPAADAPAPVGAYAAPASVRFSPTRPGTAEAATVAPLQPASAAPKPPATYVVTRGDSLWSIAKKHGMTAGELAAANKLGSNASLQIGQKLTIPAAASAKGADASPAGGDQTGPTHVVKGGETLGQIARMHGTTVNTIKRMNGLKNDLVRPGRVLLLPEGSVSSMETAAPAKSSSPKVARGSNPVKHAVQPNETLGAIARRYGITVGELVTANHIQDPSRIRFGQELIIPGWSAPKSAAPPVETKPAADATPSPIAPTEPASPLTPVTEPAAEAGSQIPVIKIEDPTRTAGAEGPRAP